From the genome of Balaenoptera ricei isolate mBalRic1 chromosome 13, mBalRic1.hap2, whole genome shotgun sequence:
TTCCTTCTGGAAACAACCCTAAAAGGTAGGCATTATGATCCCTCTTCACAGATGGGGCGACTGCAGCTTAGAGGCCAGTGCCCAAGGCCACCCAGATGGCAGTGGCACTGGGAGTTCCCACCACTCCACACCCACCTCCTCACATGCTCAGCGCACCTGGCcgtcccctccctctttcctccacCCTGAAGACATATAAATAAACAGCTCAGATCATTTCACAGATGTGGCAGGATTAACTGACTGCCATTTAAAAGGCTTTCTTGGCCTTTTAAGGAGAGTGAAGTTCAACAAGAGAATAAAAGAGTTTTTACAAGGAGAGTGAAGATGGAAGGCTGGCCCTCGTTCACAGAAGATGCTGAGTGACGTTAGCAGGGATAGGTCTGTGTGTCTGACCAGAATCCACGGAGACCTTCCTAATGTCTTGACTTTCACTTTGAACCAGCCATCAGGAGCCCAGACCCACCAAGAGGCAGTAAGAAGCCAAGCTGACCAGGTGTGTTAGTGGCAGCGTGTTACACGCCAGACATGCTCGTTATTACATGGGGACATTtttggggaaggaagaaatatCTCCCTTCCCCTAAAGAATACATTTGGACAATGTCGCTCTTAGCAGGAGTGCTTCTGCAGCTCAGCAGTGAGGTACTAAGTCTACCTGGTGGGTCAGGGCACCATGGGgctccctggtctcagagggGTGGCCCTTGGGCAGGGACTGTTCTAGAGCATCTCTAGGCTGTGGAGATATTTACTCACATGGAATCTTgcattggggattttttttttttttttttttagtttaaccaAAAGAATACATATCTGGTAAAGGACCCTGCTTAATAACATCCTGTTAGCAAGGAACACCCCCAGTTCCATCTCGGATTCTCAGATGCTGAAAGGATACAGGACGATGTACGGTGCTGCCCGTTTCACATCCCCCTTGAAATGGAAGACACACAGCAGGAGGATGAGATCTGGAAAAGAAAGGCTCtgagtgagagggaggaggggccccGAGGGCCGAGGCTGGGCACAGGGGCATCGGTTACCTTGTGCGATGAGGATGGGGTACTCCAGGTAGGTCAGCAGTGGGTACTCGTAGTAACACTGGTACCGGAGAAAGACCAGGaacctggggagagggagggcgcATCTGAGCTCGGACCAACCTGACCCACAGCCCGGAGGCCTGGCCGCCACCCAGGAGCACAGGTTCGTCTGCAAAACCCTAGAACTGGTGGCGGGAGTCTGCAAATGTCAAGGAGGGAAGTACAGAATAAGAAGGGTGAAACATCCATTTTTAATCATCTCCCTGATTTCTGAAGCTGGGCACTGGTGTCTGTCAAGTCCCTTGGATGGTCAGTTACAGacaaattttatgaattttacaGAACCACCGACCAGGATGAGAAGAGACAGGGTTTTCTGGACCCGGGCCTGCCTGTCTCTGAGGCTGGGCTCTTTCGAGGCCCCAGGGAGATCCCTCAGAAGGTCGCACCCAAGAAGCCGCACAGGCCGAGGAAGATATCTGAGGGGGGCCGAGAGCCATCCCTGGGTGGGGTTCCTGGGCAGGGCTTCTAAGTGACTGAGCACGTAGGGCCCAGCAGCGAGCTGGGGAGGCCGTGTTTTGAAGACGAAGGACATCCCTAGATGAGCCTGGTGGCCTCCCAGAGTGCTGCTCAGGCTGGCGGTGGGGACAGAAGGGACAACTCTTCAGTTCCTCAAGAAAATTCGAGCTCTGGAGAGGCTTCGGCTTGGAAGGGTGGGAGACACAGACACCAGAGTCCCACTCCTCTCAGAAGAAGAGGCCCCAGCTTCCTGCCTTCCCAGCTCACACCCTGGCCAGCCAACTCCCTCAGAATCGAAATGCCCACACTGTCCCCTCAGGGTCTGTCTCCGTCCCCGCACCCAGGCTGTGAGGACCCCTCAGGCCCCCTGCTCCCCCAGGGTGAGCCAGAACCCACAGACCACGTGGACGTAATGGCTCACACCTTTCAGGCCAGGATGTGGCGTTAACAAAGCCCCACGCCCTCACCCAGGCGGCACTCTGGGTGACCCCAGCCAGCGCTTGCCCCTCCACTGCCTGCTGAGCCCCCTTCCCGAGGCTGCCAGGCCTGCTCCCGCAGGCATCACCTGCTGAGTGTGGAGCCCTAAGTGGAGTGCAGACTCCAGGGCTAGGGTGCTGGGCTCACAATCCCCGGCTGTTACTAACCTCTGGGGCCTCggcttccccatctgtgaaatggggacaacaTGCGCTGTATCTGCACACACGGATGCTTTAAGCATGTTACCTAAGGTCATgtcttctgcctctttctctggcCTCACTGCTTCCAGTTCAGCCTCCAGGCTTCTGATCACAGGCCCCCTGCCTGGAGGGCCCCTTTCTCTACGTGGctacctcctctccttcctgaggACGCCAAGGTGGCTCCCCTCCTGGGGCGCAGATCAGGACCTCCCCTGCCCCGAATGGGGAACTTCTCCTCCTAGTAATTATCTGCTTTCCTCAGAGGACTGGGGTCGCTCTGAGGCAGGATGTGCTTCCCCAAGGGGCCTGTGGCTCAAATACATCCTACGGTTGACCCCTCAGATGGGGGTGTCCCAGGCGGGACCCCGCAGGTCCACGGGTGGCCCCTCACCCCTTGTGCCCTGGAGGTCTcctgtttctccctctctcccccctgccTTCCTTCTGGCCCAGGGAAACCGGGGTCCTCAAGCCCGGGAAACCGGGGTCCACTGCCCCTCCGAGGAGTGCTTCCGCTGAGGACCGGCCCTCAGAGCCGCCGGAGGGTAACTGGAGTCCCCGGGCTGTCgaggagcagaggggagggggcccGGCCTTGCAGGGCGAGGAGCTAGACTGCTGGGTTCACGTCTTCCCCACCAAGTCTTACAACTCTGTTTTTCACCGTTCaggtctttattattattattactttgctTATTTAGAagagtactttaaaatttttttttaattgaggtatatttgacgtacaagattatattagtttcaggtgtacaacataacgattcaatatttgtacatattgtgaaatgatcaccacaataaatctagttaacatccgtcacgTTCAGGTTTTTAAATACTGGATCAGGGCACCCATTCCCGATTTTGATAGAAAAACCGGCTCTTGGAGCAGTCTCGGCTCCCGCTTTTCAAGCGCCAGTTAAAGCCCAAGTCCCGGTCAagtcctcctctccctccaaaaAGCTCTACGTTCTCTGACAccccgcgccccccgcccgcAAAGGTGTAACTTTTAAAAGCCAGAGGGTCCAACCCCTCATTTTACAAGCGAGGAAACCGAGACCCGAGAACGGAGCGGGGGATGGTGGGGGGTGGCTTTAGGGAGGATGCAGATGAGAGAGCCTCGACGTGCAAGCGGCCTTGCTCTAAGCTGGATGGTTAGTTTTGTCACTGATGGTTGGAGTGATGATTTCCTTGAGtgtcggttttctcatctgtaaaatgggcgtgCGCCGTCTTTCGTTACCGCGCAAGGCTGGGGGAAGCAGCAAATTCAGAGAGGAAGTGAGCGGCCCGGGCAGGCGCTACTCCCGGCGGCCCGCGCTTTCGGCTCCGCTTCCCCCGCCCCTACTGTATTAGAGTCGAGGGTCTCCCGGGCTCCCGTCGGCTCCAGATCGCCCCGGCCTTACCCAGCCAGCTCCAGAAGTAGGCTCGGGAGGCTGATGCCCCGCGCGCTGCGCGCCCCCAGCACGGCGAAGATCTGCGGCAGCTTGAGCGTCGCGCACACGCCCAACACGCTCCAGTTGCAGAACCACAGCAACCGCGTCTCCATGGCGCCGGCGGGGCTGGGACTCCGGGACTCAGCGGATCCGGCCGCCGCGCGAAGGGGTTGCCGCTCAGCACTCGGCCGCCGGGCTCGCCCGGTCCTTCcgccttcccttctcccctccccgggCCGCCCAGTCGGGGTCCGCCCCTCCGCCCCGATCTCCGCCCCGAACCCCGCCCAGGGTCCCCTCTCCCGCCCCTTTGTCCGCTCGGCGCCTGTCTCGCCCCGACGCCTCCCCAGGTCCGCCCCGTCCCCGCAGTCGCTCCGCCCCTCCCCGCTGGCCCGGCCCATCCCCCGGGAGCGCTGCGCCTGGAGCCGCCCCTCACGGGTCCAGACGGTCGGGGTCCGCTCCGCTTACCTCCCAGTCGTCCGTCCCCGACCTCGCCCcgacccctccccaggccctctcCCTCCGCCCCGGGGTCCGCCCCTTGCCCGAGAGGCAGGTCAACGCTGACCTTTGCGTGATCTGACCGCTGCTGATTCACTTTTCCGTGTTAAACCAACTCGTGCAGTTCTGAGCCTGCGGGCGATGTCTCCCGCTTTCCCACGGGTTGGATGGGCAGAAATTGAACCGCAGGAGGGCAAAGGGGCACCCCTCACGGGGGAATGGGCCATTTTGTTGGGATTTTTCACTCCTGAaaagtgttttcctttctttttctcactaaGCATTTCAGAGGTAAAAACTTAAAACGACCCAACTTAGTTTCTGTGCGTCCACCTCGATTTACAGACGGAGAAACAGTCCTTGCGGGACCGCGCTTTCCTCCAGCCGAGAGTGGGGACGTGTCCTCCCCAAGGGCAGGAGGCTTCCTTCCTGAGGGCTTGGTCCTTAACCCCAAAGACTCCCCTCCAGAGACGTGCACTTAAGagtgaaattttttcttaaggAGGTAAAAATAGATTTCTATTGACAAAAGAAGGTAACTTAGACTGCGGGGCTGGGGGTGCATTTTCAGGCTCAAAATGGTATAGGTACTGAGTCAAGGTTACAACGAAacagaaaagtcacaaaaatgcAATGCCAGAAAccactgtaaagaaaaaaatgctgcctGCCTTTCCAGTTCTATAGGATCAAGCCTGTTAGCCACTGCACTTGCCCACCACCAGTgtgccctgaggggaattcaggatggagaaaaccaGGAAGCATTCTGTGCGTTAGATTTACTGACCTTTTAGCTAGTTAAGATGCATGTTTAAGGAAAAACGTCtaatgaccccagattcttgcatcttcctgtACAGAGAAAAGccctaaaatcattaacttgagacatCTGTTCTTTGTGCTTGGCAGTCATCTTGTGATGCTTGACTACATGTTTTTCCCAGCAAAAAAGTTCATATATATCCTGGCTCTCCCTTATCTCTTCTGAGCAGTTCCTTAGAGCTATGTGAGAAGTTGTCTCCCAGGCTATGGTCCTCAAtaaggtccccaaataaaacttaactcacgtctctttttgaattatggttttctcagagtatatacccagtagtgggattgctgtgtcatatggtaattctatttttagttttttaaggaacctccatactgttctccatagtggttgcatcattttgcattcccaccaacagtgcaggagggttcccttttcaccacaccctctcccccagcatttattgtttctagatttttcgataatgcccattctgactggtgtgaggtgatacctcactgtagttttggtttgcatttctctaataattagtgatgttgagcatcttttcatgtgcctcttggccatctgtatgtcatctctggtgaaatgcctatttaggtcttctgcctatttttggattgggttgtttgtttttttgatattgagatgaacctagtggcagggcaggaataaagacgcagacatagagaatggacttgaggacatggggagggggaagggtaagctgggatgaagtgagggagtagcatggacatatatacactaccaaatgtaaaatagacagctagtgggaagcagccgcatagcacagggagatcagctcggtgctttgtgaccacctagaggggtgggatagggagggtgggagggaggctcaagtgggaggggatatggggatatatgtatgcatatggctggttcactttgttgtacaacagaaactaacacagtattgtgaagcaattatactccaataaagatctattttaaaaaataaaatcatttcaaaaaccaagaaaaaaaacacttaactcacaacttttaccgtgtgtgtttttctttcagtggACACCATGATTGCTGGTTTTGTGCTGTGAACCTCAGCAGGGCATTTGAGGCTTTCCCTCTGTCTGCCCCACCTTCCGTCCCTGATCCTCCAGCCCACACTTGGCCGTCATCCCCACCCGCTGGGAAAACCCAGAAGGTATTGAGTTCTTTCTCCATGGCTAAGGGAGAATGGGATGCATTAGAAAGAACTCtttcagaggaaaacaaagagtGTGTGTGTCAGTGGGTCTAGTCCTTGTCTTCTAGAGatcctgaaatatttacagatgaaataatatGTCTGGAACATGCCTCAAAATATTGGGGTTTTGGGTCGTAGGGTGGGGATGTAGATGAAACGAGAAGAGCAGTGAGCTGATAATTTTTGAAGTTGGTGATGGGTATATGGGGGATTATTATACTAGACTCTCTACTTCTGCATAGGTTTGATATGTTccatattaaaaagtttaaaaacaaaagagaggatGTGCATGAAGTGCTGTGACTCTGAATGTGCGGATTCTGAGCTCCAGAAAGGTGAGGGAGCCCGAGTTCCGGGATTAGATCTAGTCCTGGTGTAACTGATCTGGGTTCTGGGACTCCTGAAGCAATAGAAATCAATAAGAAGCCAGACGAGAAGTTCAGGCGAGGCTTTACTGGGACATGGGTCCCAGCAGATTGGTGGGTCGATCCAgaagggtggcttaggtggtctgcccacccccttggcgGTGCCGTGTGCAGGGGTCATGCGTGAAACCCTGCTTTtgcccccagcacctcagaagtggcagttgaattttggcctttttgtatcttattgttcataCTCTGCCCCAACTGCACAagcatgcagttatttttggtCCCTTAAAgtgtctttgtattttgttgctcaaggagacgtttgtccaggtgcaagctcTCCaataaagggtcccaggtcccacccTGTCTCACTGGGACTGGATGTGCTTATTGCTCTTGAGATGACATTGCTTTTGCCCTCTCAGGagactctttgtgtgtgtgtgtgtgtgtgtgtgtgtgtgtgtgtgtgtgtgtttattatatttgtctgcttgggctgccttaacaaaataccacagactgggtgagttaaacaacaggaatttattttctcacagttctggaggctggaagtccaagatcaaggtgccagcaggactGGTTTCTGATGAGACCTGTCTCctcggcttgtagatggctgccttctcgctGTGGcctcacgtggcctttcctctgtgtgtatatccctggtgtctctctctcttcttataaggacacccatcctattggattagggctccacacttatgacctcacttaatcttaattacctctttaaaggccttgCCTCCAATTTTATCACATTgtgggttaaggcttcaacatgtgagttttgggggaacacaattcagtccacaatagacatatatatatatgttcatatgcACTCTGTACATACCCACATACCcgcatacatttatatatatataaaatgcacacTGAGCTGAGAAGCACTGGCTAGAGCACTGAGGATGGAGACTGCCCTCCCTGTAGGACTCCGTCATAAACATTGATTCCTTGGCCAAACTTCTGCTACGTGCATAACGGACCCAGTGACTTCAAAATGCCACTCCCTGACATCCATTTTTTTTTCgaatctttgaattttattttatttatttttttatacagcaggttcttattagttatccatttgatACGTATCAGTgtctacatgtcaatcccaatctcccaattcatcccaccaccacctccccccactttcccacctgggtgtccatacgtttgttctctacatctgtgcctctgtattactcagccctaaaaaggaacgaaattgggtcatttgtagagacgtggatggatctagagactgtcataaagagtgaagtaagtcagaaagagagaaacaaatatggtatattatcgcatatatgtggaacctagaagaatggtacagatggaccGGTTTGCAGGCCTGACATCCATTTAAAGCGCAGCTCACCTTCAAAGACAGCCAAGTGACTCAGTACAGGAGCGGCTTCCTTCCGGCAGGCGGCATGGAAGACGCTGTTGCACCAGCTTATAAAATCAAGTAACCTTGAGAGCAGCCCACCCGCTCTCACCGCAGCCTTTGGGAACGAAAGAGTCAACATCACTCTTCTTCGAGTCACAGATTCGCGTGCCTGGGAGCTCACTCTCCGTGGCAAATTCAAAATGAGTCCCATGAGCCACCCGGACAGAGTCCCGGGAGATGACAGAATGTTCTGGAACTTTGAGGGGTCCAGAAGGGGTCTCTGCCGAGAAGAGTCTGTCAGTGAGGGTTCGACTACAGACCACAGACTCTTCCTCCTTAGGCAGCTGGTCATATTTGGAGGCGCTAAGCGGAGTGCGGGGTCACTGGGAGGACGAGGTGCAGGTGTGAGGAAGAGTCCCTCAGGAACAGCTTCCAGAACCTCCTGCCAGCcttcccctttgggaaccataagtttgttttctttatctgtgagtctgtctctgttttgtagataagttcatttgtactagtttttagatcccacatataagtgatatcatatagtatttgtctttgtctgacttaattcacttagtatgatcatgtctaggtccatccatgttgctgcaaatggcattatttcattcttttttatggccaagtagtattccatcatatatatatgcatgcgacatcttctttatccattcatctgccgacggacacttaggttccttctTTGcgttggctattataaatagtgctgctatgaacactggggtgcatttatcttttcgaattagagttttcatcttttccggatatatgcccaggagtagggctgctggatcatatggcaactctatttttagttttttgaggaacctccacactgttttccacggtggctgcaccaatttacattcttaccagcagtgtagaagggttcccttttctccacaccctctccagcatttattatttgtagactttttgatgatgaccattctgaccagtgtgaggtgatacctcattgtagttttggtttgcgtttctctaataattagaaatgttgagcatcttttcatgtgctttttggccatctgtaggtctcctttggagaaatgtctatttaggtcttctgtccattttttcgattgggttgtttgttgttttgctattgagttgtatgagctgtttgtacattttggaaattaagcccttgtcagttgcatcatttgcaaatattttctcccaatcagcAGGCTGTCTtgtcgttttgtttatggtttcctttgccgggcaaaagcttataagtttgattaggtcccatttgtttattttgaagcAAAGAGCTTTCTTACAAGCATCAGAGGCTTATCAACAGCAGCAGTGACAACTATAGACGTGGCTAGAATCtgttgagtgcctgctgtgtgccaggtgttTGACTTTCGTTAAGTTGTTCCACTTATCTGTCGAAGCAAGGAGGCTGTCCCCATGTCGAGGTGGTCCTGGCTGGGAGTTCCTAGTCCTGCCACACGGCTGTGgctccttcttctccctcctcccgtcTTGGACTCTGTTTATCTTGTTGCCCCAGGACCAGCATAGGAGAGCTGCttcagcctggggcccagcccACCCCTGCTGTTCTGGGAGTGCTGGCTGCCTGAGGGCTGTCTCTGAAACCCGGGACTTGGCTGTAGGACTTGGGTGTCACATACACCTCTACTGTCCCCCCAGCATGGCCCTCACAggctgtatgatcttgggcaagcccTTGACTctccttggcctcagtttcttcattttaaaatagggGAAACCATACCCACCTCATAAGGTTATTGAGAGATACACAGTTGGTGCTCAAAATATGGTAGTTCCCTACCACGTGCAAACTAGCAAAACGTTTTGGGGATTTGTGGGCACTGGCTTTGCTCCTGAAGCAGCGGGGGAGAGTGGCCCGAGGTGGAGTCAGGTGTGGGCCCCGTAGGAAGGTGTGCGGGTCCCAGCCCCCATGTCCCAGCTGGGACATCCCACTAGCACGATGGCTGATCTTCAGGGCTTCTCTGTATCCTCAGGAAGGTGGGGAGTGCTaggattggggtggggggaggttctTCAGTGCACACCCACTGGGATATCTCTGCAGCCCATAATAAGTGTCCTCATCTGAAAGAAACGTTGCCTCTTCCCCTCTACATGGTTACATGGACGCAGCCTGTCACATGAACCTGACCCCATTCCCAGGGCCACAGCTGACTGGACCAGGGCAACTCCCTGACTGAAGTAGGCCTGGAAATACCTTCCCAGGGACCTTGGCATCAAGTACTAACTGACTCCGTTCTCACCCTGGCTCTTCAATAGGGAAGCCGTCAACTCAGGGGCCATTGGTCATGGCCATTCCCCTCACCCCTGCTTTTATTTGAAGATTCCCAAACCCGTAGAAAGGTTACAAGAATAGTTCAATGAATACCCATATGCTCTTCACTTAAGTGTATCAGTTGCTAACATTTTTATCCA
Proteins encoded in this window:
- the SLC66A3 gene encoding solute carrier family 66 member 3 isoform X2, with product METRLLWFCNWSVLGVCATLKLPQIFAVLGARSARGISLPSLLLELAGFLVFLRYQCYYEYPLLTYLEYPILIAQDLILLLCVFHFKGDVKRAAPYIVLYVSAWFLLTLQKWIIDLAMNFCTFISAASKCAQLQYLWKSRDSGAVSALTWSLASYTCAGENKPLIGGVSLVGVGCLPGGVRKNNDNFNDHQ